The Prochlorococcus sp. MIT 1300 genome has a window encoding:
- the sufR gene encoding iron-sulfur cluster biosynthesis transcriptional regulator SufR has product MRAKGQAPTREAILTHLLRLGESTALKLSGAVGVSVQAMRRHLRSLEEDGFVVSSAIVSQGPGRPFNAWQLTKQGHNYFYEGNEGFVVDLLRTMKTRFSPESINVLLNTQASNKANEYRSLIGSGTVSDRLSRLIELRRKEGYIAEYEPGKDGRSWYMNAFYCSIRNVAKEHPIICDQELQTIRQTFPDCLVERVHWRIECGHSCGFQITPV; this is encoded by the coding sequence ATGCGCGCAAAGGGCCAAGCTCCCACTCGGGAAGCAATATTGACTCATCTCCTTAGGTTGGGGGAAAGCACTGCTTTAAAACTCTCTGGTGCTGTAGGGGTTTCAGTTCAGGCTATGCGTAGGCATCTTCGTAGTTTGGAAGAGGATGGTTTTGTTGTATCGAGTGCAATTGTCTCTCAAGGGCCTGGGCGACCATTCAATGCTTGGCAGCTTACTAAGCAAGGACATAATTATTTTTATGAAGGCAATGAGGGGTTTGTGGTTGATTTACTGCGCACCATGAAAACCAGATTTTCGCCTGAAAGTATTAATGTTTTATTGAATACTCAAGCCTCTAATAAGGCAAATGAATACAGGAGCTTAATAGGCTCTGGCACTGTTAGTGATAGACTTTCAAGGTTAATTGAATTACGGCGTAAGGAAGGATATATAGCTGAATATGAACCCGGAAAGGATGGGCGAAGTTGGTATATGAATGCATTTTATTGTTCAATAAGGAATGTTGCAAAAGAGCATCCTATTATTTGCGACCAAGAATTACAGACGATTCGACAGACTTTTCCAGATTGTTTGGTTGAGAGAGTTCACTGGCGGATTGAATGTGGACACTCATGTGGCTTCCAGATCACACCAGTTTAA
- the sufB gene encoding Fe-S cluster assembly protein SufB has product MTSQNTFNELVSQPYKYGFVTDIETEKISKGLSEEVIRLISEKKQEPSFLLEFRLKAYRKWLTMEEPNWADLGYKKVDYQDIIYYAAPKQTQKKASLEEVDPKLLETFEKLGIPLSEQKRLSNVAVDAVFDSVSIATTYKEKLAEDGVVFCSISEAVNNYPELIEKYLGSVVPINDNFFAALNSAVFSDGSFVYIPKGVECPMELSSYFRINSGDTGQFERTLIIAEEASSVSYLEGCTAPMFDTNTLHAAVVELIALDDASIKYSTVQNWYSGDEKGIGGIYNFVTKRGHCRGDRSKISWSQVETGSAITWKYPSCVLQGESSIGEFYSVALTNNLQKADTGTKMIHVGPKTRSTIVSKGISAGKSSNSYRGLVQVGPKAKDARNYSQCDSMLIGDQAAANTFPYIRSQQPQANIEHEASTCRISEEQLFYLQSRGIGFEEAISMMVSGFCRDVFNQLPMEFAAEADKLLAIKLEGSVG; this is encoded by the coding sequence ATGACAAGCCAAAACACATTTAATGAACTCGTATCGCAGCCTTATAAATATGGCTTTGTAACTGATATAGAGACTGAGAAAATATCGAAAGGACTTAGCGAAGAAGTCATTAGGTTGATATCCGAGAAGAAACAAGAACCTAGCTTTTTACTCGAATTTCGCTTAAAGGCCTATCGTAAATGGCTCACAATGGAAGAGCCAAATTGGGCTGATCTAGGGTACAAGAAAGTAGATTACCAAGACATAATTTACTACGCTGCTCCAAAACAAACTCAAAAAAAAGCGAGCCTAGAAGAAGTTGACCCTAAACTACTCGAAACATTTGAGAAGCTAGGAATTCCATTAAGTGAGCAAAAAAGACTCAGCAATGTTGCCGTAGATGCTGTCTTTGATAGTGTTTCAATTGCAACAACATATAAGGAGAAACTGGCAGAAGATGGTGTTGTTTTCTGTTCAATAAGTGAAGCTGTAAACAACTATCCTGAACTTATCGAAAAATATTTAGGAAGTGTAGTTCCAATTAATGATAATTTTTTTGCAGCTCTAAATTCTGCAGTTTTCAGTGATGGATCTTTTGTATATATACCTAAAGGAGTTGAGTGTCCAATGGAATTATCCTCGTATTTCAGAATTAATTCAGGGGATACCGGTCAATTTGAAAGAACATTAATAATTGCAGAGGAAGCTTCATCAGTTAGCTACCTAGAGGGCTGCACTGCGCCAATGTTTGACACAAATACATTGCATGCAGCCGTGGTGGAACTCATAGCCCTAGATGATGCTTCCATCAAATACTCAACAGTTCAAAACTGGTATTCAGGAGATGAAAAAGGGATAGGAGGTATCTACAACTTTGTAACTAAGCGTGGACACTGTCGGGGCGACAGAAGCAAAATTAGCTGGTCACAAGTCGAAACTGGTTCGGCAATAACCTGGAAATATCCAAGTTGTGTACTCCAAGGAGAATCATCTATAGGAGAGTTTTATTCAGTAGCTTTAACAAACAACCTACAAAAAGCAGATACAGGAACAAAAATGATCCATGTTGGACCAAAAACACGTTCGACCATTGTCAGCAAAGGAATTAGTGCTGGGAAATCTAGTAATAGTTATAGAGGCCTAGTCCAGGTAGGCCCCAAAGCAAAGGACGCTCGTAATTACAGCCAATGTGATTCAATGTTGATTGGTGATCAAGCTGCTGCCAATACCTTTCCATATATTCGTTCTCAACAACCACAAGCCAATATTGAACACGAAGCAAGTACATGCCGAATTTCAGAAGAACAATTGTTCTACCTGCAAAGTAGAGGTATTGGTTTTGAAGAAGCAATTTCAATGATGGTAAGTGGCTTTTGCAGAGATGTCTTTAATCAATTGCCGATGGAATTTGCAGCTGAAGCAGACAAGCTTCTCGCAATAAAATTGGAGGGTTCAGTAGGTTAA
- the sufC gene encoding Fe-S cluster assembly ATPase SufC, translating into MIRADSKIILDISDLHAKVEDQPILQGVNLQIRSGEIHAVMGRNGSGKSTLSKVLAGHPEYLVTSGKVTYLGEDLLKFEPEVRARMGLFLSFQYPVEIPGVSNLEFLRVATNSRRMQRELEELDTFEFEDLVRERLDIVQMDPAFLDRSVNEGFSGGEKKRNEILQMALLEPVMSILDETDSGLDIDALRIVASGVNQMSQPDTGILIITHYQRLLNEITPDFVHVMGAGQILKTGGKELALELEESGYEWVDEVLSKKPIK; encoded by the coding sequence GTGATAAGAGCAGACTCCAAAATCATTCTCGACATTTCTGACCTCCACGCCAAAGTGGAGGATCAACCTATCCTGCAGGGAGTAAATCTCCAAATAAGGTCTGGAGAAATACATGCTGTTATGGGGCGCAATGGAAGCGGTAAAAGCACCCTCTCAAAAGTATTGGCTGGGCACCCTGAATACCTAGTTACTTCAGGGAAAGTTACTTATTTAGGGGAAGACCTCCTGAAATTCGAGCCAGAGGTACGAGCTCGAATGGGTCTGTTCCTAAGTTTTCAATACCCAGTAGAAATACCAGGGGTAAGCAACCTGGAGTTTTTGCGTGTAGCCACCAATTCTCGACGAATGCAACGCGAACTAGAAGAGCTGGATACATTTGAATTTGAAGATCTAGTACGAGAACGACTCGACATAGTTCAAATGGATCCTGCGTTTCTTGATAGGAGCGTAAATGAAGGATTCTCTGGAGGCGAGAAAAAAAGAAATGAGATTCTACAAATGGCACTTCTTGAGCCTGTCATGTCAATCCTAGATGAAACCGATTCCGGACTAGATATAGACGCCTTGAGGATTGTCGCTTCAGGGGTAAATCAAATGTCCCAACCAGATACTGGAATATTAATAATTACTCACTATCAAAGGCTTCTAAATGAGATAACTCCTGACTTTGTTCATGTTATGGGTGCTGGACAAATTCTTAAAACTGGTGGGAAAGAACTTGCTCTTGAATTAGAGGAGTCAGGCTATGAGTGGGTTGATGAAGTTCTGTCTAAAAAGCCAATAAAGTAA
- the sufD gene encoding Fe-S cluster assembly protein SufD → MNSEPNWIEALPTAKGSLQKIQRRGRQLLQETELPSPNQEAWRLTDLSQLKQLLRLPIYAEQKKNKNWASEILPEEATCGIRVILDPVNSPINSINWPTEITPLTKEELEQCLGNTLNRCSCESDWPIYLNHATTEEVLGLKITGQQLPPLELIIPSHENSLTPSRIILLLEENAHLDLLQVNLGSHNSAQSHLTEIHLSQESKLNHGLLAIGGGAASLIANLAVTQDTRSHYSLTSVHHGWSLSRFEPRISQLEGQAFTTLQGLQISQNNQQLATHSNITFNGPSGQLEQLQKSLATGHSHSIFNGAINVPRAAQQTNASQLSKNLLLSSKAKIDTKPELAIIADDVRCTHGATVSQLQEEELFYMRSRGIEIKQATQLLLQGYCQEILQKLPAEAERWKTLEHILGNIL, encoded by the coding sequence ATGAATTCCGAACCAAATTGGATAGAAGCTTTACCTACTGCAAAGGGTTCGCTTCAAAAAATACAAAGACGAGGCAGACAATTGCTTCAAGAGACAGAACTGCCTTCCCCTAATCAAGAAGCTTGGCGCTTAACAGATCTAAGTCAACTCAAGCAACTATTAAGACTTCCAATATACGCAGAACAAAAAAAGAATAAGAACTGGGCATCTGAAATACTACCAGAAGAAGCAACTTGTGGAATTAGAGTCATACTTGATCCTGTCAATTCCCCTATAAATTCAATCAATTGGCCAACAGAAATAACGCCTCTAACGAAAGAAGAACTCGAACAATGTCTTGGAAATACTCTAAATAGATGTTCTTGTGAGTCAGATTGGCCAATCTATCTGAATCATGCCACTACTGAAGAAGTACTTGGATTAAAGATTACAGGTCAACAATTACCTCCTCTAGAGTTAATTATACCAAGTCATGAAAATAGCCTAACGCCATCAAGAATTATACTTTTACTTGAAGAAAATGCTCATTTAGACCTTCTACAAGTAAATCTTGGGTCACATAATTCTGCTCAAAGTCATCTAACGGAAATACATTTAAGCCAAGAATCCAAACTTAACCATGGCCTCCTCGCTATTGGGGGTGGAGCAGCAAGTTTAATTGCAAACCTAGCAGTTACGCAGGATACTCGTAGTCACTACTCATTAACATCAGTGCATCATGGCTGGTCACTGTCTAGATTCGAACCTCGAATCAGTCAATTAGAAGGACAAGCATTTACAACACTGCAAGGGCTTCAGATTTCTCAAAACAATCAACAACTTGCGACCCATTCGAACATAACTTTTAACGGACCATCTGGTCAGCTAGAGCAACTACAAAAATCTTTAGCGACTGGACACTCTCATTCTATTTTCAATGGTGCAATCAATGTTCCCAGAGCTGCACAACAAACTAATGCTTCACAGCTAAGCAAAAATCTGTTGCTTTCCAGTAAAGCAAAAATTGACACGAAACCAGAGCTAGCAATTATTGCTGATGATGTTCGCTGTACCCATGGTGCAACCGTGAGTCAACTACAAGAAGAAGAGCTATTTTATATGCGCAGTAGGGGAATAGAAATCAAACAAGCAACACAACTTCTTTTGCAAGGTTACTGCCAAGAAATCTTACAAAAACTTCCAGCAGAAGCTGAACGTTGGAAGACACTTGAGCATATACTAGGTAATATCTTGTGA
- a CDS encoding SufS family cysteine desulfurase, translating into MSEAKQNPAEKAREDFPLLTSNFSSERSLIYLDHAATTQKPKSVITALENYYKNDNANVHRGAHQLSARATEAFEGAREITSNFIKAKSSKEILFTRNATEAINLVARSWGDNVIKEGDEILLTLMEHHSNLVPWQLLSKRTGCILRHVGITPSGELDIADLSSKLNERTRLVSLVHISNTLGCCNPISEVATLAHKVGALVLVDACQSLAHQIIDVGALDIDFLVGSSHKLCGPTGIGFLWGHEEILEAMPPFLGGGEMIQEVFLDQSSWAELPHKFEAGTPAIGEAIGMGEALSYLQGIGLDNIHSWEKTLTNYLFNSLSSIDNIKILGPSPQQQSNRGVLATFYVPGLHSNDIATLLDENGICIRSGHHCCQPLHRHYEVTSTARASLNFTSTIEEIDLFKEELIESINFLKAHS; encoded by the coding sequence ATGTCAGAAGCCAAACAAAATCCAGCAGAAAAAGCCAGGGAAGATTTTCCACTGTTAACAAGTAATTTTTCAAGTGAGCGTTCACTAATTTATCTTGATCATGCCGCAACTACGCAAAAACCTAAAAGTGTTATTACCGCACTTGAGAATTACTACAAGAATGACAATGCCAATGTTCACCGAGGCGCCCATCAACTAAGCGCAAGAGCCACTGAAGCCTTTGAAGGAGCCAGAGAAATCACCTCCAACTTTATAAAGGCAAAATCTTCTAAGGAAATACTTTTCACTCGCAATGCTACTGAAGCAATCAATTTAGTTGCTCGTTCTTGGGGGGATAATGTTATTAAAGAAGGTGATGAGATCCTGCTCACCTTGATGGAGCATCACAGCAATCTTGTGCCATGGCAACTTCTTTCTAAACGCACAGGATGTATTTTACGCCATGTAGGTATAACCCCCAGTGGGGAGTTAGACATAGCAGATCTAAGTTCAAAACTAAATGAACGCACTCGTCTTGTAAGCTTGGTACATATCAGTAATACTCTTGGTTGCTGCAATCCAATTAGTGAAGTTGCTACTTTAGCTCATAAAGTAGGTGCTCTTGTTTTAGTTGATGCTTGTCAAAGCCTTGCCCATCAAATTATTGATGTAGGCGCTTTAGATATCGACTTCCTAGTTGGATCCTCACACAAACTTTGTGGACCTACTGGCATTGGTTTCCTCTGGGGCCATGAAGAGATCCTTGAGGCAATGCCACCCTTCTTAGGTGGGGGCGAAATGATTCAAGAAGTATTTCTTGATCAAAGCAGTTGGGCAGAACTACCTCACAAATTTGAAGCAGGAACACCAGCTATTGGTGAAGCAATCGGAATGGGAGAAGCACTTTCTTATCTACAGGGTATTGGATTAGATAATATTCATAGTTGGGAAAAAACCCTAACCAATTATCTTTTTAATAGTTTATCAAGTATAGATAACATCAAAATCCTTGGGCCTTCACCCCAACAACAATCAAATCGTGGGGTCCTGGCGACATTTTATGTTCCTGGATTACATTCAAACGATATAGCAACCTTGTTGGATGAAAATGGTATCTGTATTAGAAGTGGGCATCATTGCTGTCAGCCACTTCATCGACACTATGAAGTCACTTCAACGGCAAGAGCTAGCCTTAATTTCACCTCAACTATAGAGGAAATAGATCTCTTCAAAGAAGAGTTAATTGAATCAATTAACTTCCTTAAAGCACATAGTTAA
- a CDS encoding alpha/beta hydrolase family protein — MSDLSYSKPFAQPLSAAVALSRTVVLKEPQLIGNWVLWLEQRPNEGGRTTALIRPWGLTASAGQELTPAPMNLRTRVHGYGGGVFAAESFENTLLLVWINNEDGCVWTQSWEGLTDSAHLQNPWLSPCEPSLRLSSPGKGLFADGLIDISRNRWIGVMEYEDKDFLVTLSLSARDQTPNALHFPRDFLGYAALSPDGGQLAWVEWQQPHMPWDASQLWWGEFDQLGALQNKRLLAGSGSGQNPIISQSVFQPFWSSQGELVVAEDSTGWWNLMISNEAIQPNKAPEWSKPWPMKGETAMPQWVYGMRTSAAAGEGLVAAVCKEGQWHLNLLTKDGHIHEIDQPFDDLSGINAQSSGRAIAIASNSFTGSGLLEIDLTTGNWDHSPMSPSVLAFSEVSLPESFWFEGFGGKLTHAWYYPPSNEVFSIPPLLVKSHSGPTGMARKGISLGIQFWTSRGWGVVDVNYGGSTGFGRSYRERLIGGWGEVDSFDCASAAEALIKEGKVDPDRIAIEGGSAAGFTTLGCLCFSEVFRVGACRYAVSDLTEMAKATHRFEAKYLESLVGPWPIASNLYESRSPLFNAHRIKCPVIFFQGLEDKVVPPTQTDDMASALIENDIPVEVHTYASEGHGFRNSNVQVKVLECTERFFNSHLDI; from the coding sequence ATGTCTGACTTGTCTTATTCCAAACCATTTGCCCAGCCCCTTTCAGCTGCAGTTGCTCTGAGCCGGACAGTTGTTCTTAAGGAACCTCAGTTAATTGGTAATTGGGTGCTGTGGTTAGAACAAAGGCCGAATGAAGGAGGAAGGACTACTGCGCTAATTAGACCTTGGGGTCTTACTGCTTCCGCAGGTCAGGAGTTGACCCCTGCACCTATGAATTTGCGGACTCGGGTACATGGTTATGGAGGAGGCGTTTTTGCTGCGGAAAGTTTTGAAAATACTTTGCTTCTTGTTTGGATTAATAATGAAGATGGATGTGTTTGGACTCAGAGTTGGGAGGGCTTGACAGATTCAGCACATTTGCAGAATCCTTGGCTCAGTCCTTGCGAACCTTCTTTACGCCTTTCTTCACCTGGAAAGGGATTATTTGCTGATGGTCTTATTGATATTTCTCGTAATCGTTGGATTGGAGTGATGGAGTATGAAGATAAAGATTTTTTGGTCACTTTGTCACTTTCAGCTAGAGACCAAACACCAAATGCTTTGCATTTTCCAAGAGATTTTTTAGGTTATGCGGCTTTAAGCCCAGATGGAGGTCAATTGGCCTGGGTTGAATGGCAGCAACCACATATGCCTTGGGATGCAAGTCAACTTTGGTGGGGGGAATTTGATCAGTTGGGTGCACTTCAAAACAAGCGTTTATTGGCAGGTAGTGGTAGTGGCCAAAACCCAATAATTAGTCAGTCGGTGTTTCAACCTTTCTGGTCTTCCCAAGGAGAATTAGTTGTTGCGGAAGACAGCACCGGATGGTGGAACTTGATGATTTCAAATGAGGCTATACAGCCTAATAAGGCACCTGAGTGGAGTAAGCCTTGGCCTATGAAGGGAGAGACTGCAATGCCTCAGTGGGTATATGGAATGAGAACCTCTGCAGCAGCTGGGGAGGGGTTGGTGGCTGCAGTCTGTAAGGAAGGGCAGTGGCATTTAAATCTGTTGACCAAAGATGGACATATTCATGAGATTGACCAGCCTTTTGATGATTTATCAGGTATCAATGCACAGTCATCTGGACGCGCAATTGCAATAGCTAGTAATTCTTTTACAGGTAGTGGATTGTTAGAAATTGATTTAACTACAGGAAATTGGGACCACAGTCCTATGAGCCCATCTGTTCTTGCCTTTTCAGAAGTAAGTTTACCAGAATCATTTTGGTTTGAAGGTTTTGGCGGCAAGTTGACCCATGCTTGGTATTACCCACCTTCTAATGAGGTTTTCTCAATACCTCCTTTATTAGTTAAAAGTCATAGTGGCCCAACTGGCATGGCAAGGAAAGGAATAAGCTTGGGGATTCAGTTTTGGACCTCCAGAGGTTGGGGGGTTGTTGATGTTAATTATGGTGGCTCTACTGGATTTGGTCGAAGTTATCGAGAAAGGTTGATTGGGGGTTGGGGCGAAGTGGATTCTTTTGATTGTGCTTCTGCTGCGGAGGCTTTAATTAAAGAAGGTAAGGTTGACCCAGACCGTATAGCAATAGAAGGTGGAAGTGCTGCTGGTTTTACTACCCTTGGCTGCCTTTGCTTCTCTGAAGTGTTTAGGGTTGGTGCTTGCCGTTATGCTGTAAGTGACTTAACTGAAATGGCAAAAGCAACGCATAGATTTGAAGCTAAGTATTTAGAATCTCTTGTTGGACCTTGGCCTATAGCAAGTAATTTATACGAAAGCCGGTCACCATTATTTAATGCGCATAGGATAAAATGCCCAGTAATCTTTTTTCAAGGTTTAGAAGATAAAGTAGTCCCTCCTACTCAAACAGATGACATGGCATCTGCATTGATTGAAAACGATATTCCTGTGGAGGTACATACTTATGCCTCAGAAGGTCATGGTTTTAGAAATAGTAATGTGCAGGTAAAGGTTTTGGAGTGCACCGAACGGTTCTTTAATTCTCATCTAGATATTTAA
- the def gene encoding peptide deformylase: MAKSFAQLARNAEKAKASILVSKEPLETSPLAIHTLGNKVLRQSAKRISKVDDQIRDLARDMLRSMYTAKGIGLAAPQVGIHKQLLVIDLDLENPTTPPLVLINPEIIGYSGAIETYEEGCLSIPGVYLNVVRPSEIKLSFRDEMGRPRKMNADGLVARCIQHEMDHLNGVLFVDRVTDQENLNQELKEHGFNQKDVRTIQ; encoded by the coding sequence TTGGCTAAAAGCTTTGCTCAGCTTGCAAGAAATGCCGAAAAGGCCAAGGCATCGATTCTTGTTTCCAAAGAACCTCTGGAGACATCTCCTCTAGCAATCCATACCCTTGGGAACAAGGTATTACGCCAATCAGCAAAACGAATCAGTAAGGTGGATGATCAAATTAGAGACTTAGCACGTGACATGCTTAGAAGCATGTATACGGCCAAAGGTATTGGACTTGCAGCTCCCCAAGTTGGAATTCATAAACAGCTATTAGTTATTGATCTAGATCTAGAAAACCCGACTACACCCCCACTCGTACTTATCAATCCTGAGATAATCGGATATAGCGGAGCTATAGAAACTTACGAAGAAGGCTGCTTGAGTATCCCAGGGGTATACCTCAATGTTGTTAGGCCTTCGGAGATCAAGCTTAGTTTTCGCGACGAGATGGGAAGACCTAGAAAAATGAATGCCGATGGACTAGTCGCAAGATGCATTCAACACGAGATGGACCACCTGAATGGGGTTCTTTTTGTTGACCGTGTCACTGACCAGGAAAACCTAAACCAAGAGTTGAAAGAACACGGTTTCAATCAAAAAGATGTCCGCACTATCCAATAA
- the rpsU gene encoding 30S ribosomal protein S21 codes for MTQVTVGENEGIESALRRFKRQVSKAGIFADLKRLRHHETPIEKYKRKAQQRRRRR; via the coding sequence ATGACTCAGGTCACGGTTGGCGAAAATGAAGGTATTGAATCGGCCCTGCGTCGCTTCAAACGCCAAGTCTCAAAGGCTGGGATATTTGCGGATCTAAAGCGGCTCCGCCACCACGAAACGCCTATTGAGAAGTACAAGCGTAAAGCCCAGCAGCGTCGTAGAAGACGTTGA
- a CDS encoding histidine triad nucleotide-binding protein — MPEDTVFDRILSGEIPCDSVFSDELCLAFRDIQPVAPVHILIIPRKRLESLNSSTEADESLLGHLLITATKIAKQEGLKDWRAVINTGSEAGQTVFHLHVHLIGGRALKWPPG; from the coding sequence ATGCCTGAAGATACGGTTTTTGATCGAATACTTAGCGGAGAGATTCCTTGTGATTCAGTTTTTAGTGACGAGCTATGCCTTGCCTTTCGTGACATTCAACCCGTCGCGCCAGTGCACATATTAATTATACCAAGGAAAAGACTGGAAAGCCTTAATAGCTCAACAGAAGCAGACGAGTCACTACTAGGTCATTTACTAATAACAGCAACCAAAATTGCCAAGCAAGAAGGTTTAAAAGATTGGCGAGCTGTAATCAACACTGGGTCTGAGGCTGGACAAACCGTTTTCCATCTCCATGTACATTTAATCGGGGGAAGAGCACTTAAATGGCCACCAGGATAA
- a CDS encoding ABC transporter ATP-binding protein/permease, with translation MTTPVTSRPNGLGDQLGKLRRLAQPFFLPLDQANGWQFCWLLISLLFCVGGLVLVSLTGLIEILAKFRPELTDNYLTGVSNTIKTIWSTWWGGAFSGLFIIGSASFFGMRQQLRNRRWLHWFLLGVIVLMLLAVNGINAGIGFIARDLTNSLVAMQEENFYKILGIYACCFVAALPIRVSQIFFTLKLGIIWREWLSRSLIGDYMNNKAYYVLNPNDEQATDVDNPDQRITDDTRAFTGQSLQFTLGIFDALLTFSLNILILWSISTRLTLSLFGYAIFATSVLIIAGRNLVRIDYDQLRYEADFRYGLVHVRDNAESIAFYSGERPEKAETVRRLTEVIRNFNLLIIWRVIIDVMRRSIGYAGNFFPYLVMAVPYFAGEIDYGGFIQANFAFGMVEGSLFFVVNQIEELAKFTAGISRLEGFQSKIEQVSHKAIQEGIPKATNSKAILINNADLYAPGGEEPIIRDLSISVGQADRVLVVGPSGCGKTSLLRMISGLWQPLKGNVERPKTGDLLFIPQKPYMLLGSLREQLCYPTEESRFSNDQLRAVLDEVNLHKLVERYPDLDVKQDWPRILSLGEQQRLAFGRLLLNAPRFAVLDEATSALDVKTEEHLYKLLKARDLAVVSVGHRPTLIDFHQSVLELVGDGSWRLIPAKSYEIGHS, from the coding sequence ATGACAACACCAGTTACCAGTCGGCCTAATGGCCTGGGGGATCAGCTAGGCAAGCTAAGACGCTTAGCTCAACCATTCTTTCTACCTCTTGACCAAGCCAATGGTTGGCAATTTTGTTGGTTACTGATTTCCCTCCTTTTCTGTGTAGGGGGCTTGGTACTCGTATCTCTAACAGGATTGATTGAAATTCTGGCGAAATTCCGACCAGAACTTACTGATAATTACCTAACGGGGGTTAGCAACACAATTAAAACAATTTGGAGTACCTGGTGGGGTGGAGCTTTCTCCGGTTTATTCATCATCGGGTCAGCAAGTTTCTTTGGAATGCGCCAGCAGCTAAGAAATAGACGTTGGCTGCATTGGTTCCTATTAGGAGTAATAGTCCTAATGCTTTTAGCAGTAAATGGAATAAATGCAGGCATTGGATTTATCGCAAGAGATCTAACCAATTCCCTTGTTGCTATGCAAGAAGAGAATTTCTATAAAATTCTAGGGATATACGCATGTTGCTTTGTAGCTGCATTGCCCATACGTGTTTCTCAAATATTTTTCACCCTCAAACTTGGAATAATTTGGCGCGAATGGCTTTCACGCAGCCTAATTGGAGATTACATGAATAATAAAGCATATTATGTACTCAATCCAAATGATGAACAAGCCACAGATGTAGATAATCCCGATCAGCGGATTACTGACGACACTAGAGCCTTTACTGGCCAAAGTCTCCAATTTACTCTTGGCATATTTGACGCATTGCTAACCTTTTCACTAAACATACTTATCCTCTGGAGTATTAGCACAAGACTAACTCTTTCACTCTTCGGTTATGCCATATTTGCCACTTCTGTATTAATTATAGCAGGAAGAAATCTTGTAAGAATTGACTATGATCAATTGCGGTATGAAGCCGATTTTCGATATGGCTTGGTCCATGTAAGAGATAATGCCGAGTCAATAGCTTTTTATTCTGGAGAAAGGCCGGAAAAAGCAGAAACAGTAAGAAGGCTTACTGAGGTAATTCGTAATTTCAACCTTTTAATAATATGGCGAGTAATTATAGATGTCATGAGAAGATCAATAGGTTATGCAGGAAACTTCTTTCCTTATTTAGTAATGGCAGTGCCATACTTTGCTGGGGAGATTGATTATGGTGGATTTATTCAAGCAAATTTTGCATTTGGGATGGTAGAAGGTTCATTATTTTTTGTCGTCAACCAAATAGAAGAACTTGCAAAATTCACAGCTGGAATTAGTAGGCTAGAAGGTTTCCAGTCCAAAATCGAGCAAGTTAGTCATAAAGCAATACAAGAAGGTATTCCCAAAGCAACTAATAGCAAAGCCATATTAATTAACAACGCGGATCTATATGCACCAGGTGGAGAAGAACCAATAATACGTGATCTAAGTATTAGTGTTGGTCAAGCAGATAGAGTTCTTGTAGTTGGACCATCTGGCTGTGGTAAAACATCATTATTACGCATGATTAGCGGCTTATGGCAACCACTAAAAGGCAATGTAGAAAGGCCGAAAACTGGAGATTTGTTATTCATTCCACAAAAACCTTACATGTTGCTTGGTTCTTTGAGAGAGCAACTTTGCTATCCAACAGAAGAAAGTCGATTTAGCAATGATCAACTTAGAGCTGTACTAGATGAGGTTAACCTTCACAAACTAGTAGAAAGATATCCTGATCTTGACGTCAAACAAGACTGGCCCAGGATTCTTTCACTAGGTGAGCAACAACGATTGGCATTCGGGCGACTACTCCTCAACGCACCTAGATTTGCAGTGCTAGATGAAGCGACTAGTGCATTAGATGTTAAAACGGAGGAACATCTTTACAAGCTTTTAAAAGCGAGGGATCTAGCAGTAGTAAGTGTTGGGCATAGACCAACCCTTATAGACTTTCATCAAAGTGTGCTCGAGCTGGTAGGAGACGGCAGCTGGCGTCTAATACCGGCAAAAAGCTATGAAATTGGCCACTCTTAA